ATCATACTTACAGGCTCATTTATAATTAAAACCAATTCACTATCCACAACAGTAGATTGAACTGTTAGGTTAACTTTTGAGTTACTGTTAACTCCCAATGTTGGATTATAGCGGTATGTAAAAGTTAAGGGAGTACCTATCTCTATGGTCCCGGCCGGATCTTCAAATTGACGGAAACTGAAAACAAAATCAACATTGTCGGATCCATTTCCCGGATCATCATTATAAAAATGATTTCCCATCGGAGTGGTTTCTCCAACTCCAATAGCAAGAGCAGATTCAGTAGATGGAGGCACAGTCTCTCCAACTACCAAATTATTATAGCATAATCCATAACACAATTGCTCAAACTCCCCATTTGTGGAATTAGACTCGTCAACATATTCTATTCTGGTATATATTTCCTCGGATGGATTATCATTGGTCACATAAAATTCATATTCTGCATCCAGAAATTCCACTGACCCAAATTCTTTAACATCGCCATCATTAAGGACATTTCCCGCTCTGTCTGTAACGGTAAATTGAGCATTTGCCAAAGCTACCGAACCGAGCACACTCAAAAAAAGTAATTTAAATTTCATAATTTTTTTAGTTTTTAGGATTATTTGAAATATTTACTAAGCAGAGCAAAAGTAAACATAATAATTAAAAAAACTTTGCTAGGGATACTTTCTATTTCAGACTTTTAACGTTTTTGATTGATTTTTAAAAAAATTCTAGTCCTAACCCACCTTTTTTAGAAAATATGTTTTTTGCACCTTCTTATGCTTTTAATGAAAAAAATCATAAAAAAAATTAATATCTGATCTTTTTTATTATAGTGAATGCCTCATTTTAACAATAAAATCCTATATTTTTATTTTCAAAGATTATTTTAATAATATTTTATCAATTATATTTGTAGCTAAACTTATATCAAACAACTATTTAAAATAAAAAATATGTTTAAAAAACTACCCCTCAGTTTGGTTGTTGCCTTATTTGCTATTTCATCATATGGGCAAACAATTGTTTCAACTTCTCCCGAAAACAAAAATGTTGTTCTTGAAGAATTTACAGGAATAAACTGTGTTTTTTGTCCTCAAGGGCACGCAATTGCAAAAGCAATACAGGATGCCCATCCAGATGATGTATCTTTAATTAATATTCACGTCGGTGGTTTTGCTACTCCCAGCGGAAACCAGCCCGACTTTAGAACCCCTTACGGTTCTGCCATAGTTGGACAAACAGGCTTGACAGGATACCCTGGCGGGACTGTAAACCGCCATGTATTCCCGGGTCGCGGAATGAGCCCAGGAGGTACCGCAATGGGCAGAGGCAGTTGGACAGTATCTTCCAATGAAACACTAGCCTTAGGCTCTGAAGTGAATGTAGCCGTGGAAGCTGAAATAGACGTTAACACCAATGTTATAACAATTCACGTGGAAGCTTATTATACGGGAAATAGTCCCGAACCTACTAACAAGTTAAATGTGGCTTTGCTACAAAACAATACCAAAGGCCCTCAAACCGGAGGTGGTCAAGGCAACAATTACAACCACATGCACCGATTAGTAGAAATGATAACAGGACAATGGGGCGAAGACATTAATACAACAACTTCAGGCACTTTTGTGGATCGCACCTATACCTATACCATTCCGCCAGATTACAACGGAGTACCGACAGATATTGCAGAGATGGAAGTAGTAGCTTACATTGCTAATAACACACAGGAAATACCTAGCGGAAGTCGTGCAAACCCTACCTACGCTGGTATTACAAATGATGATGATGCCAACTTAAGATATATAGTTGAACTCCCAAATACATGTAAAAACACCATAACGCCAGAAGTAAACATCCAAAACATGGGGCAAAACACAATTACTTCTTTAGATATCGAATATGTGATTAATGGGGATGTTCATAACTACACATGGACCGGAAGTCTTGAAACCCTTCAAAATGAAACTATCGAGCTTCCCGAAGTATCATATAACCTACAAGGAAACAATACGCTAGTAGTGAGTCTTCCTAATGATGATGACAACGCCAATAATGAAGCTACGGCATCTTTTAATGAAGCCGTTGAAGGAACCGGAATTGTAAACATGGTCTTAAATACAGATGGATATGGAAGTGAAGTAAGATGGTATTTAAGAGACGGAGCAGGAGATATAGTTGACTTTGGCGGACCTTACGGAAACAACCAAACCATAAATGAAACTTTTACATTAGACGTAGATTGCTATTCTTTTGAAATACGTGATACCTACGGTGACGGCGGTGGCTCAGTAACTTTAACAGATCACCATGGAAACCTTATATATTACACTGATGGAGATTATGGCTCAGGTGAAACTATTCAATTCTCGAGTAATGGTGTTTTAGGAGTAAATGACAATCAAGTAAGCAGCATTGCTTTATATCCAAACCCAGCAAGCACAATCTTAAATCTTAAAAATGCTGAGAATGCAGATATTCAAATATTTGATATCCTTGGAAAACTTATTCTTTCGCAAACTAATATTTCTAGAGATGCGCAAGTAAACGTTTCAAGTCTTGAAAACGGAACTTACTTTATGAAAATCGCTAAGGATAATGCGGTAATTACAAAAAGATTCTTGGTTACCAAATAAATGCATTTTTATTAAACTTCTTGGAAACCCCGACTCGTTCGGGGTTTTTTTATTACTTTAATTGAAAATCATATTATGGAATATTCAATAAAAAATGAAAGAACCGTTTTTGATGACCATTATAAAATGGTCAAAGCCGAAGTGATTTATGACACCTTTGACGGCAATAAAATAAATACCGAAAGATTGGCCTTTGAAAGAGGCGATTCTGTAGCCATTCTAATTTATGAAAAAGAAACAAAGAGTATTTTAGCAACCAATCAATTTCGGTATCCAACCTGCAAACATACCGAAGGGTGGCTGCTTGAAATTCCGGCTGGATCCTTGGAAGAAAATGAAAAACCAGATGACTGCATTCAACGTGAAGTAATGGAAGAGTTAGGATATAAGCTAACTAGCATAAATCTGATATATACATTTTACACTTCTCCCGGTGCTTCAACCGAGCGCATTTTTTTATACTATTCTGAAATATCCATTAAAGACAAAATTGAAAAAGGTGGAGGAAATTCACAGGAAAATGAAGATATTCAATTGGTGAAAATCCCCGTGTCCGAAATACCTTCAAAAATTATGGAAGTAAAGGACGCAAAAACTATCCTTGCGCTCCAATGGTATGTATTAAAAAACTGTTCTTAAGTTATCAGCATCAGGCTCTCATCCCTTAAATTTTAAAGGAAGGTGCACTACGCTTTTTGTCTCAAAAAAATCTTCTTCAAAATAATCGTATAAAGGAAAAACTGTAGATTTTGGATAATACTTTAATTCTTCGGCCAAGTCACCCCCCTTTAAATATAAAATTCCATTTTTTCGTTCGTGCAAGCTTTTTTTTGCGATTTTGCCGGCTACCCAATGTACAAAGGTTTCCATTTGGGCAACGGCACGGCTTACAATAAAATCATATTTCCCGGAAACGGTTTCTACGCGTGCATTTGTTGTTTTTACATTTTGCAGTTGCAAGCCGGAAACTACCTCTTCTACAACCTTTATCTTTTTTCCGATACTATCGACCAAATGAAATTGCACCTCCGGAAATAAAATTGCCAGTGGAATACCCGGAAAACCACCGCCTGTGCCTACATCTAATATTCGCGAACCGGGAAGAAACGGTTGTACCTTTGCAATTCCCAAAGAATGAAGAACGTGCCGAAGGTAAAGTTCCTCAATATCCTTTCTGGAAACTACGTTTATTTTTAAATTCCAGTCCTCATAAAGCTCCTGAAGTTTTTTAAATTGAGCTAACTGTGTATCCGTTATTTCCGGAAAATATTTTAATATGAGTTCCATAATTATATTTAAGAGGCAAAAGTATGTTATCTTTGGGAAAATTATGATTTTGTACCTCGAGATTTCCGCAAAAGATAATTATTTTTGTGGCTTTCATTGTAACAATTTCCCGTTAAAAATTTCATTTTGTCATATACACATTTAAATTTCTCCCGAGTTGATAGCGCTAAATTTTTCAGAACGCTGAACAGGCGCGTTAACGATTATTTTAAGGATAACAACATAGCACGCACCGGAAACTGGAAACTGCACTTGAAAACAATCATTATGTTTTCGCTCTATCTAACACCGTACTTCCTGCTTCTTACACTTGATTTTCCTGGCTGGGCACAATTGCTTTTTACCATTATTATGGGCGTGGGCATGGCTGGCGTGGGCATGAATGTAATGCACGATGCAAACCACGGATCCTATTCATCAAAAAAATGGGTGAATAAAATTATGGGCGGAAGCATGTATATTCTTGCCGGAAACGTATATAACTGGCAGGTACAGCACAATGTACTGCACCACACTTACACCAATATCCACGGCCACGACGAAGATCTGGAAGCAGGAAGAATACTTCGATTTTCAAAACATTCTAAGTGGCACAGATTCCATAAATTCCAACACTGGTACAGTCTCTTTTTCTACGGCCTATTAACTTTTAATTGGGTCTTGACCACCGATTTTTTTCAGACAAAAAGATACTTGGCCCGTAAACTTTCCTATGGAAAACTGCCAAAACCGGTTACACAGTGGAGTATTTTGGTCATTACCAAAATAATTTACGTATCCCTTTGGATCGTTATACCCATTCTCTTTTTTAATATTGTCTGGTGGAAAATTCTTTTGGGATTCTTCATTATGCACTATGTTGCAGGCTTAATATTGAGCATTGTTTTTCAACTCGCACATGTAGTAAATTCTACAGATATAATGTTGCCGGACGAAAGCGGAACGATGAAAAACACTTGGGCGATCCACCAGCTATTTACTACAGTAAACTTTTCAACAAACAATAAAATTGTAAATTGGTACACCGGTGGCTTGAACCATCAAGTAGAGCATCATATTTTTCCGAATATAAGCCACATACATTACAAGAATATTTCTAAAATTGTAAAAAGCACTACCAAAGAGTTCAATTTACCCTACAAAGAATATAAAACCACCCGCAAGGCTATTATTGCACATTTTAGGCATTTAAAAGAAATGGGGCTAAAGCCTGCCGTATCCGTTTAAATATTATGGACAACAGACTTTCAAAACGCGTGAACGAGATGGCCACCTCGGCCACATTGGCAATGGCCGCCAAAACAAGAGAATTAAAAGAACAGGGCATAGATATAATTGGGTTAAGTTTGGGAGAGCCAGATTTTCCTGTGCCAGATTTTATTAAGGATGCAGCTATTCAAGCCATTCAAGACAATTACCATTCCTATACACCCGTTGATGGTTATGGCGATCTAAAAAAGGCTATCATTACCAAGTTTAAAAGAGACAATCATTTAGAATATAAGCCATCACAAATTGTGGTTTCCTCTGGAGCCAAGCAGTCATTGGCAAATTTGACAATGGTTTTATTGGATGATGGCGATGAGGTTTTGTTACCAGCACCATATTGGGTAAGCTATGCAGACCAATGTAAAGTTGCCGGTGGTATTCCAAAAGAAATACCTACTTCTATTGAAACCGATTTCAAGGTAACTGCCGAGGCTTTGGAAGCCGCCATTACACCAAAAACAAAACTTATTATTTATAGTTCCCCATGCAATCCAAGTGGCTCTGTTTACAGCAAAAAAGAGCTACGCAAATTGGCCGATGTTTTGGTAAAATATCCAGATGTTATCGTTATCAGTGATGAAATTTATGAACACATAAACTTCAGTGGGGGCCATGCCTCGATGGCAGAATTTGATGATATGTATGACCGTACCGTAGTTGTAAACGGTGTTTCCAAAGCATTTTCCATGACAGGTTGGCGCATTGGCTACATCGGTGGGCCAGAGTGGATCGCAAAAGCCTGCAATAAGATGCAAGGACAAGTTACCAGCGGTGCCAATTGTATTGCACAAAGAGCCACAATCACAGCCTTGGAAAATCCACCAAGCAAGATTCAATTTATGGTAGACGCCTTTAAGGAAAGAAGAAAATTAATTTTGAATTTGCTTTCTGAAATTGAAGGCTTTAAAACAAACCAGCCTGAGGGTGCTTTTTATGTGTTTCCCGATATTTCCTATTTCTTTGGAAAAACCCTGCGCGGAAAAAACATAAACACGGCTTCTGATTTTTCTCTTTATCTTTTGGAGGAGGCCAAAGTAGCAACCGTAACAGGCGAAGCCTTTGGCGACCCAAATTGCATACGTCTTTCTTATGCAGCTTCTGAAACGGAAATAAAAGAAGCCATGCGACGGATTAAGGAAGCCTTAGCGTAACTTGTAGTAGAAACGGGATTGATAAAAATTAATCAATCCCTTTTTTATTTTCAATTTATCAGTACTTTAGACTATTATTTTTTTTAATTTAATCCCAATCATTAACAATGAAAACTAAAATTACCTTAATTCTATTTTTCTTAGTAATTGTCTTTCAAGTACAAGCTCAGGAAAAAACAAATGCTACATACGTTGGTACTATAGGATCGATGGTACATGTACCATCAATAGCTTCCCAAACAAATTTACCGCCTGCGAGGGTAAAAGAACAAGTGATGCAAGATGGAAGAGCTTCAAAAAACTTGATTGTTCCTGGAAAAGACCCCCAGATAGAAGATGATTATTTCAAGAGAAATCCAGACAAGATGGAGCAAGTACTTAGTGGAAGAGCCCCTACCTTGGTTTTTGATGCTGCAGAGTCAAGCTCACAGCCTACCGACCCCTCGATTGGTGTTGGCCCAAATCATGCGGTGGTAGTATTCAATACCGGTTTCAGAATATTTGACAAAAGTGGAAATCCGCTTACAGGACAAATCTCTCCAAATCCAACAATTTTTCCAAACGGAGGTTGCTGCGACCTTACCATTTCATATGATAATGCTGCTGATAGATTTGTAATGACCTTTTTAGGCAATGGTGCACAAATTGCTGTTTCTGATGGTCCAGATCCAGTGAATGACGGCTGGTATGTTTATACTATTCCTCAAATTAATGATTACCAAAAACTTTCTGTATGGAGCGATGGGTATTATATGACTGACAATACTACGGCAACCAATAGAATTTATGCAATGGAACGCACAAAAATGATTGCGGGCGACCCTTCTGCCCAAATAATTGGTTTTCCATTGCCGGGTATTGTAACCAGTGGTTTCTATAGCCCCCAAGCTTTAAATGTAAGCAATAATAATCTTCCTGCCGCTGGAGGCTTACCTATTATATATTTACAAGATGATGCTTGGTCGGGAGTTTCCCAAGATCACATAAAAATATGGACTGTAGACGTAAATTGGGCCAGCCCAGGAAGTTCAACAATATCTGCCCCTGTAGAGCTAACCACTACTCCATTTATTTCAGTTTTTGATGGCGGAAGTTTTTCAAACTTGACCCAGCCAGGTGGTGGCTCTGATATAGATGCATTACAAGCCACCATAATGAATCAGGCCCAATTCAGAAAATTTTCAGACCACAATTCCGCTTTATTCAACTTTGTGGTTGATACGGATGCTTCCGGAGGTGAACTTGCAGGCGTTCGTTGGTTTGAGCTTCGCCAATCTGCAGATGGACAGCCTTGGTCTATTTATCAAGAAGGTACATATACATCACCTGAAGGAAAACACGCTTGGCATGCAAGTATGATAATGGATGTTCAAGGGAATATTGGTATGGGTTATACCGCAATGGCAGGCCCTACGACCCCAAATCCTAATTCAAAGAGAGTTAGTTCCTACTATACAGGACGTTATGCAAACGACCCATTAAATACAATGACTATTGCTGAAGAATTGATCGCTGCAGGAAACCAAAATATTCCTAGCTTTCGCTATGGTGACTATAGTAAAATCGATTTGGACCCTGCTAATGACAAACAATTTTGGTTCATTAATGAATATATGAACAATGGAAGAAAAGATGTGGTAGGTGTATTCCAAATTGCCCCAAACTTCAATAACGATGTTGGAGTTGTTAGTATTGACTCACCAATAACCGGAACCCTTTCAAACAGTGAAACAGTTACCGTTACCATTTTTAACTACGGGCAAAACAGTGCTTCAAACTTTCCTGTAACCTTCCAGGTAGATGGAGGGGCTGTAATTTCAGAAAATTTTACCGGAACAATAGCTTCTGCTGCAACAGCTCAATATACCTTTACAGCTACTGCAAACCTAGGTACTGTAGGGCAAACCTATTCCATTACTTCTGAAACCAACTTGAGTGGTGATCAAGACACATCTAACGATGGTCGCACAAAAATGGTTACTTATCTGCAACCAAATGATATTGGCGTAAGCGCAATTACAGCACCAGTTTCAGGAACTGACTTAACAGCTGCAGAAAATATTGTAGTTACCATTAATAACTTTGGAGGCGAGCCAAAATCAAATTTTGATGTATCGTACAACTTAGACGGAACTATAGTTACAGAAGTAGTTGCCGGTCCTTTAGCAGGAAATTCATCAACCTCATATACTTTTACTCAAACTGGAGATTTTTCTGCACTCGGCACTTATAATCTTAGCGCTTATACTTCCTTACCCGGTGACAGCGATACTTCAAATGATGAAACTTCAGTTGTTATAACAAAGCAAAACTGTCAACCAACAGCCGATTGTACCTTGGGAGATGGCTTTCGATTATTCAGCGTAACCGATATAAACAATCCATCTGCGTGCGAAGGCTATGGTGATTTCACAAATCTTGTTGCCCAAATGGAAGTGGACTCTACCAACGAGCTTACCGTTACTACCGGATATGGTAACCAGTATATTGTAGTTTGGGTAGATTTTAACGATGATTTTGTTTTCACTCCTAATGAAAAAGTAGTTAATAATTACGTAGTAGCTCCCGGTCAAGGTAGCGGAACCTATACAGAAACCATGGATTTGATAATTCCAGCTGGAGCTACAGAAGGACAACACCTTATGCGCGCCAAATCCAATTGGAATAATCCCGTTCCAGAAGATGCTTGTGAGGAAACAACGTACGGTGAAACCGAAGATTATACTGCACAGATTGGAAACTTAGTAGGCATAGATGAAAATATTTTTGACGAAAATGGCTTAACCGTTTTATCGTTGGATAATAACAATTTCGACATAACATTGAAAACAGTAAATTATTCAGGGGCTTTGAACCTCTCTGTTCACAATACGCTGGGGCAAAGATTACTATTCAAAAAACTTGAAAACGACGGTAACGGTTACAGTTATAAATTGGATATGAGCTATGTCGCAAAAGGTATTTATCTAATTCGTGTTGGAAACAAAAAAGACGGAAGAGTTAAACGAATTATCGTAAAATAATTTTAACACATTTTAAATCTTAAAGAACCCAAAGCACAAATTCTGCTTTGGGTTTTTTCATGCTTCCAATTGCTGTATTTTTACAAAAAAACTTACAATGGCTAAAATTTTATTATTGGGAAGCGGAGAACTGGGTAAAGAATTTACCATTGCCGCAAAAAGAATCGGACAAACGGTAATAGCGGTTGATAGCTATGAGAATGCCCCCGCCGCCCAAATAGCAGATATGACAGAAGTAATAAATATGCTCGACGGGCATGCCTTGGATGCAATCGTGGAAAAATACAAACCAGACTACATTGTTCCAGAAATTGAAGCCATACGCACCGAACGCTTCTACGAATATGAAAAACAGGGCTACACCGTAATCCCTTCCGCAAAAGCGGCAAATTTTACTATGAACCGTAAAGCCATTCGTGATTTGGCTGCAAAAGAGTTGGGCTTAAAAACCGCCGAATACCGTTACGCAACCTCTGTTGAAAGCCTTAAGAAAGCAGTTTTGGAAATTGGTATTCCCTGCGTTATAAAACCATTGATGTCTTCCAGCGGAAAAGGCCAAAGCATCATAAAAACTGAGGCAGACGTTAAAAATGCTTGGAACTATTCACAAGCTGGTTCCCGCGGCGATGTTGCTGAAGTAATCGTGGAAGCCTTTATAAATTTCAATTACGAAATCACACTTTTAACCGTTACCCAACAAAATGGAAAAACACTTTTTTGTCCACCTATAGGCCATCGGCAGGAACGGGGGGATTATATGGAAAGCTGGCAACCCGCAACTATGGAAAATTCAGCTTTAAATGAAGCACAACAAATGGCCGAAAAGGTTACCACTGCCCTAAGCGGTTGCGGTATTTGGGGCGTGGAGTTTTTTGTTGCAGATGATGGGGTGTATTTTTCAGAACTTTCACCACGACCGCACGATACAGGGATGGTAACTTTAGCCAAAACCCAAAACTTCAATGAATTTGAACTGCATCTTCGCGCAGTTTTGGGACTTCCAATTACTGAAATTACACAGGAGCGCATTGGGGCAAGTGCGGTTATTTTAGCTTCGGAAAATTCACAAAATCCAACATTTGAAGGTTTGGAAACTGTGGCTGCTTCCCCGAAAACGGATTTCAGAATATTCGGAAAACCCACCTCGCGACCCTACAGGAGAATGGGAGTGGTTTTAACCTATGACGCGCTTAACGGAAATATTTCAGAAGTAACGGAAAAGGCAAAAAAGCTAGCGAGTGAAGTAAAAGTAATTTCAAAATAAACCGAAACAATAATTCTTAACTCAAATTATCTGTTTCTCCAGAAAAAGGGAGTTAACAGAATTAGCACGGTAAACAGTTCCAATCTACCAATAAGCATCAAAAAACTGGACCACCACTTTGCCGCATCGGGCAGATATGCATAATTATCTACCGGTCCAAGATCGCCAAGTGCTGGACCTACATTTCCTAAGGTTGAAGCGGCTCCTCCGAGTGCGGTTTTGAAATCCAATCCTATCCAAGAAAAAACCAAGGTTCCTATAATAAATGAAAGCATATATAAAATAAAGAAGCCAAGAATGTTAAATACAATAGGTTGCGGGACAGCTTTTCTGTTATACCGAACAGGTAAAATGGCGTGTGGGTGCAACGTTCTTTTAAATTCAAGAACGCCATTTTTGATCATTATTAGATGGCGCATTACCTTTATTCCTCCGGCGGTGGAACCCGCACAGCCTCCCAAAAACATCATCCCGAAAAAGAAAATTGTCAAAAATGGTGTCCACATGGTATAATCAGCGCTTACAAAACCTGTGGTTGTAATAATTGTAAGTACTTGGAAAAGTGCATGCCGAAAAGCACTCTCAAATTGCCCCCAAACCATTGGGTGTGCAATTCCTGAAAGCGTCACGTCTGCTTCAAAATAAATTAATAAAGCTGCCACAATGGTAAGCCCAATTATAAAGGCTGAATACATTTTAAACTCTTCATCCTGAAAAATCTTCTGAAATTTCCTTTTAAAGGCAAAATAACTTAATACAAAATTGCTTCCCGCCAAAAACATGAATACAATGATAATATATTGAACCACAGGATTGTCATTCCAATAAGCCACACTCGCATTTTTGGTGGAAAACCCCCCTGTGCTCAATGTTGCCAATGAATGATTTATAGCATCAAAAAAGCTCATTCCGGCAATTTTCAACAAAATTGTTTCGGCTAACGTGTAGCCTACATATATAAGCCATAATCTTTTTGCTGTATCTGTAATCCTAGGATGGAGTTTATCGCCTCCCGGTCCTGGAGCTTCAGCTGCGAAAAGCTGCATACCTCCTATTCCCAGTAAGGGCAATATGGCAATAGCCAAAACAATTATACCCATACCCCCAATCCAATGGGTTATACTTCGCCAAAAGAGTACCCCGCGGGGAATGATTTCTATATCGGTTAAAATGGAAGCGCCTGTGGTGGTATAGCCGCTCATTGTCTCAAAAAAAGCATTGGTAAAACTGGGGATTGCCCCCGTAAATATATACGGCAAAGTACCAATGAGCGCCATAAATATCCACCCAAAAGTAACTATTATGTATCCTTCCCGCTTTTGGATTTCTTTCCGGTGGTTTTTTGTAAAGATCATTCCAATTCCACCTATTCCCAAAGCAACCGTACCCGCTAAAAGCATTTGTGTGAGGACACCATCTTCATAATACCAACTAACTATGGAAGACAACAACATAAAACCCCCATTAACTATGAGCAAAAGGCCCATGAGGTGTAAAATGATTCTATAGTTAAGTTTTGTAAGTGAATTCATTATATGAAAAGTTTTTCCACTTTTCCAATGGATTGCGGAAGACAGCAAACCACTACTCTATCGCCACTTTTAATTTCAAAATCGCCCAATGCAATAATTCCTTCTCCATTTCTTACTACCCCGCCAATGATTGCAGAAGCAGGAAAATCAAGATCCTTTATCTTTTTATTGCAAACTTTGGAATGCGAGTAAACCACAAACTCCAAAAGTTCGGCATTCATGTTGTTCAACTTTGTAATTGCCACAACTTCTCCTTTGCGTACG
The Aequorivita iocasae genome window above contains:
- a CDS encoding TrkH family potassium uptake protein, which translates into the protein MNSLTKLNYRIILHLMGLLLIVNGGFMLLSSIVSWYYEDGVLTQMLLAGTVALGIGGIGMIFTKNHRKEIQKREGYIIVTFGWIFMALIGTLPYIFTGAIPSFTNAFFETMSGYTTTGASILTDIEIIPRGVLFWRSITHWIGGMGIIVLAIAILPLLGIGGMQLFAAEAPGPGGDKLHPRITDTAKRLWLIYVGYTLAETILLKIAGMSFFDAINHSLATLSTGGFSTKNASVAYWNDNPVVQYIIIVFMFLAGSNFVLSYFAFKRKFQKIFQDEEFKMYSAFIIGLTIVAALLIYFEADVTLSGIAHPMVWGQFESAFRHALFQVLTIITTTGFVSADYTMWTPFLTIFFFGMMFLGGCAGSTAGGIKVMRHLIMIKNGVLEFKRTLHPHAILPVRYNRKAVPQPIVFNILGFFILYMLSFIIGTLVFSWIGLDFKTALGGAASTLGNVGPALGDLGPVDNYAYLPDAAKWWSSFLMLIGRLELFTVLILLTPFFWRNR
- the purT gene encoding formate-dependent phosphoribosylglycinamide formyltransferase, translating into MAKILLLGSGELGKEFTIAAKRIGQTVIAVDSYENAPAAQIADMTEVINMLDGHALDAIVEKYKPDYIVPEIEAIRTERFYEYEKQGYTVIPSAKAANFTMNRKAIRDLAAKELGLKTAEYRYATSVESLKKAVLEIGIPCVIKPLMSSSGKGQSIIKTEADVKNAWNYSQAGSRGDVAEVIVEAFINFNYEITLLTVTQQNGKTLFCPPIGHRQERGDYMESWQPATMENSALNEAQQMAEKVTTALSGCGIWGVEFFVADDGVYFSELSPRPHDTGMVTLAKTQNFNEFELHLRAVLGLPITEITQERIGASAVILASENSQNPTFEGLETVAASPKTDFRIFGKPTSRPYRRMGVVLTYDALNGNISEVTEKAKKLASEVKVISK